ACCGACTGCCCCACCATCGACAAGACCCAAGAGGGCGACGTCAAGCTGGGTGGCGGGCCGGTGGTGTACCGCGGGCCGAACTTCAACCCCGAGGTCTGCAAGCGGCTCAAGGCCGCCGGCGCTGCGGCTGACATTGGCCTCCAGTGGTGCGGCATGGGCCGCCCCGGCGGCACCGACGCCAACGCCATCCAGCTCGCCCGCGGAGGCGTCGCGGCGGGCCTGGTAAGCGTTCCCAACCGCTACATGCACAGCGCGGTGGAGATGATTTCGCTGGACGACATCGACCAGTGCGCCGACCTGCTGGCCGAGTTTCTGCTAGGCATCGAGGCGGACGCGGACTTCACGCCACGGTAGGGCGGTTGCGGCCGCGCAACCTACCCCCTTCCGCGGCGGGCGGCGGACGCTATGATTCGCGCATGCCAAAAACGCCGCTCGCGGAACTCAAGATCCGCCGTTGGAAGAAGGCCGACATCCCGGCCATCGTCGCCTGCCAGCAGGCCGCCTACCCGCGGCTCGATGAGGAGAGCCTGCAGGACCAGCGCAAGTTCGAGCTGCAGCTCGCCGCGTTCCCCGAGGGGCAGTTCCTGGCGGAGGCCGATGGGAAGGTCGTCGGCTACTGCTCCTCGCTGATCGTCACGATCGACGACGAGCTGCCGTGGCACTCGTACGACGAGATGACCGGCGTCGGCACGTTCAACACGCACGACCCGGGCGGCGACTCGCTGTACGGCTCGGACATCGCCGTGCACCCGGACTACCGGGGGAGGGGCGTGGCGGCGGCGCTGTACAAGCGCCGCAAGTCGCTGATGAAGCGGCTCAACCTGCGGCGGATGATCGCCGGCGGCCGGATCCCGGGCTACGCCGAGCACGCCAAGAAGCTGACGGCGCAGAACTACATTGAGGCCGTCAGGCAGGGGGCGCTGAAGGACCCCGCGCTGTCGGCCCACCTCAAGGCCGGCTACCAGGTGCGCGGCGTGCACTACGGCTACCTTAGCGACGCCGAGAGCATGAACTTTGCGACGCTGCTCGAGATGCCCAACCCGCGTTTCGACCCGGCCAAGCGGCTCATCGCGGGCGCTCCGATTCGCAAGTCGGTCCGCAAGGTCCGGGTCTGCGCGGCCCAGTACCAGATGCGCCCGCTGGCCGACTGGCAGCAGTTCGCGTACCAGGTAGAGTTCTTCGCCGATGCCGCCAACGAGTACCACTGCCACTTCCTGCTGATGCCGGAGATGTTCACCGCCCAGCTCTTCAGCCTGCTGCCGGCGGAGCTGGAGTCGTTCGAGGCGGTCAAGCGGCTCGCCGAGTGGACCGACCAGTACAAGGAACTGTGTCTGCGGATGGCGGCCAAGCACGGGCTGTACCTGATCGGGGGCTCGCACCCCGCCCTGGTCGACGACGAACTCCGCAACCGCGCGTACCTGTTCACCCCGTCGGGCGAGACCTACTGGCAGGACAAGCTGCACATCACCTCGGTCGAGCGGCAGTACTACGGCATGCAGCCCGGCGACGCGCTCAAGGTGTTTGACACCCCGGTCGGCCGGATCGGCATCCTGATCTGCTACGACGTCGAGTTCCCGGAGCTGACCCGGCTGCTGGTGCAGAACGGCATCGAGATCCTCTTCGTCCCGTTCGCGGTGTACGAGCGGAAGGGCTACCACCGCGTGCGTTACTGTGCCCAGGCCCGCGCAGTGGAGAACGTCATCTACGTGGCGTTGGCCGGCTCGGTCGGCAACCTGCCGCAGGTCCGCAGCTTCCTGATCAACTACGCTCAGTCCGCCATCTGCACGCCGTGCGACTTCTCGTTCCCGAAGGACGGGATCATCGCCGAGGCCGAGCCCAATGTCGAAACGGTGGTGATCGGCGAGCTGGACCTGAACGACCTGTCCGTGCAGCGCGACATCGGCAGCGTGCTGCCGCTGCAGGACCGCCGCGACGACCTCTACGAGACGCGGGGCAAGACCAAGGTCGAGGTCGTGACCGTGCGCTAGAGCGTGCTTCACGTACCTGCAGCGTCGATGGCGTAGGCGAGGCGAGCGGGGCAAGGAGTCCGAAGCAGGCGGATTGGTAGATCCGTCGATGCAGGACGACGAAGCCCGGCGAAGCCGCAGCCCGCTAGCAACGCTGCAGGTACGTGAAGTGCGCTCTAGACGTCGTCGCCCGCCTGGATCTGCACGTAGCTCTCGTAGCGGCGGGCGTCGATCCAGCCATCGGCCACGGCGTCCTTCACCGCGCAGAACTCCTCGTGCGTGTGGGTGCAGTCGGCGTACCGGCACTTGCTGACGAACGGCCGGATGTCGCGGAACAGGCCGGCGACCTCCTCCGGGATCACGTCCCACAGTTGAAATTGGCGGATGCCGGGCGTGTCGACCAGATAGCCGCCGTCGCCCGTGGGGTAGAGCTCGGCGGTGGTCGTGGTGTGGCGGCCCTTGTCGGTCTCGGTGCTGACGGTCTGCACCCGCAGCGACAGCGCCGGGTCGATCGCGTTGAGCAGAGTCGACTTCCCGACGCCGGACTGTCCGGTTAGCACGGTCTCCTTGCCGGCCAGCGACTCCTTCAGCGGCTCGATCCCCTGCCCGTCCACCACGGAGATGAGCCGCACGTCGTAGCCCATCTGGTCGTACACGCCGGTAATCGGCATCAGATCGGCCCGGTCGACGAGGTCGGTCTTGGTGATGCAGACAATCGGGCTCAGCCCGGCCTGCTCGCAGGTCACCAGGTACCGGTCGATGAGGTTCGGCTTCAGCCTGGGCTGGGCCGCGCTGACCACGATCAGCACCTGGTCCACATTCACCACAATCAGGTGCCGCCGCCCGCGGCTGGTGCGGCTCAGCACGCCGTGCC
This genomic interval from Posidoniimonas corsicana contains the following:
- a CDS encoding bifunctional GNAT family N-acetyltransferase/carbon-nitrogen hydrolase family protein gives rise to the protein MPKTPLAELKIRRWKKADIPAIVACQQAAYPRLDEESLQDQRKFELQLAAFPEGQFLAEADGKVVGYCSSLIVTIDDELPWHSYDEMTGVGTFNTHDPGGDSLYGSDIAVHPDYRGRGVAAALYKRRKSLMKRLNLRRMIAGGRIPGYAEHAKKLTAQNYIEAVRQGALKDPALSAHLKAGYQVRGVHYGYLSDAESMNFATLLEMPNPRFDPAKRLIAGAPIRKSVRKVRVCAAQYQMRPLADWQQFAYQVEFFADAANEYHCHFLLMPEMFTAQLFSLLPAELESFEAVKRLAEWTDQYKELCLRMAAKHGLYLIGGSHPALVDDELRNRAYLFTPSGETYWQDKLHITSVERQYYGMQPGDALKVFDTPVGRIGILICYDVEFPELTRLLVQNGIEILFVPFAVYERKGYHRVRYCAQARAVENVIYVALAGSVGNLPQVRSFLINYAQSAICTPCDFSFPKDGIIAEAEPNVETVVIGELDLNDLSVQRDIGSVLPLQDRRDDLYETRGKTKVEVVTVR
- the rsgA gene encoding ribosome small subunit-dependent GTPase A, with the protein product MSKKKKGKLRADFRKNHQSRARNNDLTRRFTGDSDAAGDEAGRERVSGKGGLTRKKTIAGGEVVEDASGTMVLPEIDRDQCVQGRVLRVQGLVSTVLTDEGRTRACATRQLLKQLSTELRHVVAAGDNVWVRPEGEQEGIIERVEPRHGVLSRTSRGRRHLIVVNVDQVLIVVSAAQPRLKPNLIDRYLVTCEQAGLSPIVCITKTDLVDRADLMPITGVYDQMGYDVRLISVVDGQGIEPLKESLAGKETVLTGQSGVGKSTLLNAIDPALSLRVQTVSTETDKGRHTTTTAELYPTGDGGYLVDTPGIRQFQLWDVIPEEVAGLFRDIRPFVSKCRYADCTHTHEEFCAVKDAVADGWIDARRYESYVQIQAGDDV